A single genomic interval of Carassius auratus strain Wakin chromosome 30, ASM336829v1, whole genome shotgun sequence harbors:
- the LOC113049043 gene encoding vesicle-associated membrane protein 8-like, producing the protein MGLADQNSTEPREGESSKDVDKVKTLQSQVDGVKDIMTQNVDRILARGERLDDLMGKSEDLQAGAQNFRHTSQKVARAYWWKNVKLIVVIVVIVLIIVLIVIFLATGVIPTSSPKPNP; encoded by the exons ATGGGGTTGGCTGATCAAAATAGTACG GAGCCAAGAGAAGGAGAGTCTTCAAAGGATGTGGATAAAGTTAAAACTTTGCAGTCTCAAGTGGATGGGGTCAAGGATATTATGACCCAGAATGTCGATCGGATCTTGGCCCGTGGTGAAAGACTGGATGATCTGATGGGCAAATCTGAAGACCTGCAAGCTGGG GCCCAGAACTTCAGGCACACCTCTCAGAAGGTTGCTCGTGCTTACTGGTGGAAGAACGTGAAGCTGATTGTGGTTATTGTTGTGATAGTCCTTATTATTGTACTGATTGTCATATTCCTTGCTACTGGTGTGATCCCGACCAGTTCACCCAAACCCAATCCATAG
- the ncaph gene encoding condensin complex subunit 2 isoform X2 yields MSAFSTPTSRPRQWSSPALGHKAALSATSTPLLDNIQGNDDEQERRQRRRSRVIDLHGVTDSSINEAGSHSTAGTPAAFPKLSSAQISEHYSTCIKLSTENKITTKNAFGLHLIDYMADILQQKDSELNFKVAAGTLDASTKIYAVRVDAVHADAYRVLGGLGSETKPKESQDGEEEEVAEDGQGPQVAAKQPKKRPQKKTVEQNLSNINLSESEMKCEVDPMFQRMAASFDENSTAGVFLSVLFSEDSRCELRFPSHMTLLKSQLLPVQVTHQHVPASPFIGHLKTLEDRPICPSLEDFSFTQWTPEQTTNLNQLLEKMKQGEHAFDVNADIEPDEDVAPDFGDNFDADVDEGRQGDCEEFKEQREACSKSPQKGRGVIPIGEVDIATMCLQLSDQPREYSYFSPRTMATWVGPGYWLFKPGHKQDHKPDKEPRKRAPKNPLVIDFKGDINFHNYFKTTRAATTISKSALNTSNKKTTLPADFQYPPSNLSQLTLKPSNTLSAEGKKRLSGELGEDIGEYDYNNANDTANFCPGLQEGDSEDAEGFGGSDDSQTDRPTIFSLDTEDISTYGEDCLVPEPHKVNTIEINYAKTAKKMDMKKLKTTMWGLLTESPEKTAKVDSEDTTEVPGEKSFSQSVRNLVQRLPSTMATNLSVPLAFVALLHLANEKNLELHKIDGMTDIVIKQGH; encoded by the exons ATGAGCGCATTCAGTACCCCGACATCTCGGCCACGGCAGTGGTCCTCGCCGGCATTAGGACACAAAGCCGCGCTGTCGGCCACCAGCACACCTCTGCTGGACAACATCCAGGGAAACGATGATGAACAGGAGAGACGTCAAAGACGCAGATCCAGGGTCATCGACCTTCACGGAGTGACCGACTCCTCCATTAACGAGGCTGGTAGCCACAG TACTGCAGGCACACCTGCTGCTTTCCCTAAGCTGTCGTCTGCACAGATATCTGAGCATTATTCTACCTGCATCAAGCTTTCCACTGAAAAT aaaatcacCACAAAGAATGCATTTGGCCTACACCTCATTGATTACATGGCAGACATACTCCAGCAGAAAGATTCAGAGCTCAACTTCAAG GTAGCAGCGGGGACCCTGGATGCCAGCACAAAAATCTATGCGGTGAGGGTGGATGCAGTTCACGCGGATGCTTACAGAGTCCTAGGAGGCTTGGGATCTGAGACCAAACCAAAAGAGA GTCAAGATGGTGAAGAGGAGGAGGTAGCCGAGGATGGTCAGGGACCGCAAGTGGCTGCTAAACAGCCTAAGAAAAGACCTCAGAAGAAGACAGTGGAGCAGAACCTCAGTAACATCAATCTCTCTGAATCAGAGATGAAGTGTGAG GTGGATCCCATGTTCCAGCGCATGGCTGCTTCCTTTGATGAGAACAGTACAGCAGGAGTATTCCTCTCTGTGCTGTTCAGTGAAGACAGTCGCTGTGAGCTGCGTTTCCCTTCACATATGACCTTGCTGAAGTCACAGCTGCTTCCTGTGCAGGTGACCCATCAGCATGTTCCTGCCTCACCATTTATAG GTCATTTAAAGACACTAGAGGACAGACCAATTTGTCCATCCTTAGAAGATTTTTCCTTTACTCAATGGACTCCTGAACAG ACCACAAACCTCAACCAGCTTCTTGAGAAAATGAAGCAGGGAGAGCACGCATTCGATGTCAATGCAGACATTGAGCCAGATGAGGACGTGGCTCCAGATTTTGGGGATAATTTTGATGCAGATGTGGATGAGGGCAGACAGGGAGACTGTGAGGAGTTTAAGGAACAGAGAGAGGCTTGTTCAAAGAGTCCTCAGAAAGGAAG AGGCGTTATTCCTATTGGCGAGGTGGATATTGCCACAATGTGTCTGCAGTTGTCTGATCAGCCCAGAGAGTACTCGTACTTCAGTCCCAGGACCATGGCCACCTGGGTCGGACCTGGCTACTGGCTCTTCAAACCTGGACACAAGC AGGATCACAAACCAGACAAAGAACCTCGGAAACGAGCACCAAAAAATCCTCTCGTAATTGACTTTAAGGGAGATATCAACTTTCATAATTACTTTAAGACAACTAGA GCAGCAACCACTATTAGTAAATCAGCTTTAAACACCAGCAATAAGAAAACCACACTTCCAGCAGACTTCCAGTATCCACCCAGTAACCTGTCACAGCTCACCCTCAAACCCTCCAACACA CTCAGCGCAGAAGGAAAGAAAAGATTATCAGGAGAGCTGGGAGAGGACATAGGAGAGTATGATTACAACAACGCTAATGACACAGCCAACTTCTGTCCTGGGCTTCAG GAAGGGGACAGTGAGGATGCTGAAGGCTTTGGAGGATCCGATGACTCCCAAACAGACAGACCAACCATTTTCTCTCTGGACACAGAAGACATCTCTACATACGGAGAGGACTGTCTCGTCCCTGAGCCTCACAAG GTAAATACCATTGAGATAAACTATGCCAAGACAGCCAAAAAGATGGACATGAAGAAGCTGAAGACCACTATGTGGGGTCTCCTTACAGAGAGTCCTGAAAAAACAGCAAAG GTGGACAGTGAGGACACAACAGAAGTACCTGGAGAAAAATCATTCAGCCAGTCTGTCAGGAATCTTGTACAAag GCTTCCCTCAACCATGGCTACCAACCTCTCAGTACCATTGGCTTTTGTGGCCCTTCTGCACTTGGCTAATGAGAAA AACTTGGAGCTGCACAAGATTGACGGCATGACCGATATCGTCATTAAACAAGGCCACTGA
- the ncaph gene encoding condensin complex subunit 2 isoform X1, whose product MSAFSTPTSRPRQWSSPALGHKAALSATSTPLLDNIQGNDDEQERRQRRRSRVIDLHGVTDSSINEAGSHSTAGTPAAFPKLSSAQISEHYSTCIKLSTENKITTKNAFGLHLIDYMADILQQKDSELNFKVAAGTLDASTKIYAVRVDAVHADAYRVLGGLGSETKPKESQDGEEEEVAEDGQGPQVAAKQPKKRPQKKTVEQNLSNINLSESEMKCEVDPMFQRMAASFDENSTAGVFLSVLFSEDSRCELRFPSHMTLLKSQLLPVQVTHQHVPASPFIGHLKTLEDRPICPSLEDFSFTQWTPEQTTNLNQLLEKMKQGEHAFDVNADIEPDEDVAPDFGDNFDADVDEGRQGDCEEFKEQREACSKSPQKGRGVIPIGEVDIATMCLQLSDQPREYSYFSPRTMATWVGPGYWLFKPGHKQDHKPDKEPRKRAPKNPLVIDFKGDINFHNYFKTTRAATTISKSALNTSNKKTTLPADFQYPPSNLSQLTLKPSNTLSAEGKKRLSGELGEDIGEYDYNNANDTANFCPGLQEGDSEDAEGFGGSDDSQTDRPTIFSLDTEDISTYGEDCLVPEPHKVNTIEINYAKTAKKMDMKKLKTTMWGLLTESPEKTAKQVDSEDTTEVPGEKSFSQSVRNLVQRLPSTMATNLSVPLAFVALLHLANEKNLELHKIDGMTDIVIKQGH is encoded by the exons ATGAGCGCATTCAGTACCCCGACATCTCGGCCACGGCAGTGGTCCTCGCCGGCATTAGGACACAAAGCCGCGCTGTCGGCCACCAGCACACCTCTGCTGGACAACATCCAGGGAAACGATGATGAACAGGAGAGACGTCAAAGACGCAGATCCAGGGTCATCGACCTTCACGGAGTGACCGACTCCTCCATTAACGAGGCTGGTAGCCACAG TACTGCAGGCACACCTGCTGCTTTCCCTAAGCTGTCGTCTGCACAGATATCTGAGCATTATTCTACCTGCATCAAGCTTTCCACTGAAAAT aaaatcacCACAAAGAATGCATTTGGCCTACACCTCATTGATTACATGGCAGACATACTCCAGCAGAAAGATTCAGAGCTCAACTTCAAG GTAGCAGCGGGGACCCTGGATGCCAGCACAAAAATCTATGCGGTGAGGGTGGATGCAGTTCACGCGGATGCTTACAGAGTCCTAGGAGGCTTGGGATCTGAGACCAAACCAAAAGAGA GTCAAGATGGTGAAGAGGAGGAGGTAGCCGAGGATGGTCAGGGACCGCAAGTGGCTGCTAAACAGCCTAAGAAAAGACCTCAGAAGAAGACAGTGGAGCAGAACCTCAGTAACATCAATCTCTCTGAATCAGAGATGAAGTGTGAG GTGGATCCCATGTTCCAGCGCATGGCTGCTTCCTTTGATGAGAACAGTACAGCAGGAGTATTCCTCTCTGTGCTGTTCAGTGAAGACAGTCGCTGTGAGCTGCGTTTCCCTTCACATATGACCTTGCTGAAGTCACAGCTGCTTCCTGTGCAGGTGACCCATCAGCATGTTCCTGCCTCACCATTTATAG GTCATTTAAAGACACTAGAGGACAGACCAATTTGTCCATCCTTAGAAGATTTTTCCTTTACTCAATGGACTCCTGAACAG ACCACAAACCTCAACCAGCTTCTTGAGAAAATGAAGCAGGGAGAGCACGCATTCGATGTCAATGCAGACATTGAGCCAGATGAGGACGTGGCTCCAGATTTTGGGGATAATTTTGATGCAGATGTGGATGAGGGCAGACAGGGAGACTGTGAGGAGTTTAAGGAACAGAGAGAGGCTTGTTCAAAGAGTCCTCAGAAAGGAAG AGGCGTTATTCCTATTGGCGAGGTGGATATTGCCACAATGTGTCTGCAGTTGTCTGATCAGCCCAGAGAGTACTCGTACTTCAGTCCCAGGACCATGGCCACCTGGGTCGGACCTGGCTACTGGCTCTTCAAACCTGGACACAAGC AGGATCACAAACCAGACAAAGAACCTCGGAAACGAGCACCAAAAAATCCTCTCGTAATTGACTTTAAGGGAGATATCAACTTTCATAATTACTTTAAGACAACTAGA GCAGCAACCACTATTAGTAAATCAGCTTTAAACACCAGCAATAAGAAAACCACACTTCCAGCAGACTTCCAGTATCCACCCAGTAACCTGTCACAGCTCACCCTCAAACCCTCCAACACA CTCAGCGCAGAAGGAAAGAAAAGATTATCAGGAGAGCTGGGAGAGGACATAGGAGAGTATGATTACAACAACGCTAATGACACAGCCAACTTCTGTCCTGGGCTTCAG GAAGGGGACAGTGAGGATGCTGAAGGCTTTGGAGGATCCGATGACTCCCAAACAGACAGACCAACCATTTTCTCTCTGGACACAGAAGACATCTCTACATACGGAGAGGACTGTCTCGTCCCTGAGCCTCACAAG GTAAATACCATTGAGATAAACTATGCCAAGACAGCCAAAAAGATGGACATGAAGAAGCTGAAGACCACTATGTGGGGTCTCCTTACAGAGAGTCCTGAAAAAACAGCAAAG CAGGTGGACAGTGAGGACACAACAGAAGTACCTGGAGAAAAATCATTCAGCCAGTCTGTCAGGAATCTTGTACAAag GCTTCCCTCAACCATGGCTACCAACCTCTCAGTACCATTGGCTTTTGTGGCCCTTCTGCACTTGGCTAATGAGAAA AACTTGGAGCTGCACAAGATTGACGGCATGACCGATATCGTCATTAAACAAGGCCACTGA
- the LOC113049044 gene encoding vesicle-associated membrane protein 5, giving the protein MENGQSRLRQAQEDVEEIKVIMLDNMNKADERAGKLGELEDRADKLLEHSEKFSKTSIKVKQKKRWENMKYKVIIGAVVAAVVLAIIVAVAVAASGGGGGGSEDSKNTPKTTQSP; this is encoded by the exons ATG GAGAATGGACAAAGCCGCCTCCGTCAGGCCCAGGAGGATGTGGAGGAAATCAAAGTTATCATGTTGGATAACATGAACAAGGCTGATGAGCGTGCGGGCAAACTCGGGGAGCTTGAGGACCGAGCTGATAAACTACTTGAACAT AGCGAAAAATTCTCCAAGACCTCGATTAAGGTGAAACAGAAGAAGCGTTGGGAAAATATGAAGTACAAAGTGATAATAGGAGCAGTTGTGGCTGCAGTGGTGCTTGCCATTATTGTGGCTGTGGCTGTGGCTGCGAgcggtggtggtggtggtggcagTGAGGACAGTAAAAACACACCAAAAACAACACAATCCCCATGA